The Drechmeria coniospora strain ARSEF 6962 chromosome 02, whole genome shotgun sequence genome has a segment encoding these proteins:
- a CDS encoding glyoxylate reductase translates to MADKPKVLLLGKIEHAQEAWATIADIAHVLEPKATDRQQFLAECRSGIFDGVTVAYRTFGSVSVTGRIDDELLDVLPKSLRFLCHNGAGYDQVDIPACTKRNVRVSNTPTAVDDATADINIWLLIGAMRNLPISMNALRAGDWRGKTLPSLGHDPQGKVLGILGMGGIGRNLAAKARAFGMKIRYHNRSRLCPDLEGDAEYVSFETLLSESDVLSLNLPLNPQTRHTISAPQFALMKPGIVIVNTARGAVMDEAALVDALASGRVATVGLDVYEEEPDIHPGLMSNENVLLVPHMGTWTVETQTKMEEWAISNVRLAVTEARLRSIVPEQKDMP, encoded by the exons aTGGCCGACAAACCCAAGGTCCTGCTGCTTGGCAAGATCGAACA TGCACAGGAAGCCTGGGCGACCATTGCCGACATCGCCCACGTTCTCGAGCCCAAGGCCACCGACCGCCAGCAATTCCTTGCCGAATGCAGATCCGGCATTTTTGacggcgtcaccgtcgcctaCCGCACCTTTGGCTCGGTCAGCGTGACGGGTaggatcgacgacgagcttctcgacgTCCTCCCCAAGAGCCTCCGCTTTCTCTGCCACAACG GTGCTGGCTACGATCAGGTTGACATCCCAGCCTGCACCAAACGCAATGTGCGCGTCTCCAACACCCCCACGGCTGTCGATGACGCCACCGCCGACATAAACATCTGGCTCCTCATCGGCGCCATGCGCAACCTGCCAATCTCCATGAACGCGCTCCGAGCAGGCGACTGGCGCGGCAAGACCCTCCCCAGCCTCGGCCACGACCCCCAGGGCAAGGttctcggcatcctcggcatgggcggcatcggccgcaACCTTGCCGCCAAGGCCCGTGCTTTCGGCATGAAAATTCGTTATCACAATCGTTCACGCCTTTGTCCAGacctcgagggcgacgccgagTACGTCAGCTTCGAGACTCTCCTCTCGGAGAGCGATGTTCTCAGCCTCAACCTGCCCCTGAAC CCACAAACCCGCCATACGATATCCGCGCCCCAGTTTGCCCTCATGAAgcccggcatcgtcatcgtcaacaCGGCTCGCGGTGccgtcatggacgaggctgccctcgtcgacgctctgGCCTCGGGCcgcgtcgccaccgtcggcctcgatgtCTACGAAGAAGAGCCCGACATCCACCCAGGGCTCATGTCCAACGAGaacgtcctcctcgtccctcaCATGGGAACTTGGACCGTCGAGACGCAGACAAAGATGGAGGAGTGGGCCATCAGCAACGTGCGCTTGGCTGTCACGGAGGCGAGGCTAAGAAGCATCGTGCCCGAGCAAAAAGATATGCCCTGA
- a CDS encoding Protein FMP32, mitochondrial, which yields MASLALAAAESVPRFLLPRLSWSAPSPPLAALRAKPHPFYRGTALMMRQAAGQSPIIRRAFHVTALRQRDHHFDTLKFVKRLQSEGFTEDQSVAMMVVLNDVIEESIQNLTRTMVLREDAAKATYTQKVDFAKLRSELLSADSTESNTTRSAHERLTNDIAKLSSRLRDEISRTQASVRLDLNLEKGRIREEAVGQELMIKETETKIEQEVAALREKLEQVKFQTLQWLMGVCTGFAALMLGAWRLLM from the exons ATGGCATCTTTGGCCCTCGCAGCCGCCGAGTCGGTGCCGCGATTCTTGTTGCCTCGACTGAGCTGGAGTGCTCCCTCGCCACCGCTGGCCGCCCTGCGAGCCAAGCCGCATCCCTTCTACCGCGGCACGGCTCTCATGATGCGACAAGCCGCCGGCCAGAGTCCGATTATCCGTCGAGCGTTTCACGTGACGGCTCTGCGGCAGCGCGATCACCACTTTGACACGCTCAAGTTTGTCAAGCGACTGCAGAGTGAGGGCTTCACCGAGGACCAGTCCGTCGCCATGATGGTCGTTCTGAACGACGTCATCGAAGAGAG CATCCAGAACCTCACGCGCACCATGGTCCTGCGCGAggacgcggccaaggccacgTACACGCAAAAGGTCGACTTCGCCAAGCTCCGCTCCGAGCTGCTCTCGGCCGACAGCACCGAGTCCAACACGACGCGCAGCGCCCACGAACGCCTGACCAACGACATCGCCAAGCTGAGCAGCCGGTTGCGTGACGAGATCAGTCGCACCCAGGCCAGCGTCCGGCTCGACCTCAACCTCGAAAAGGGCCGGATCCGTgaggaggccgtcggccaagAGCTCATGATCAAGGAGACGGAGACCAAGATTGAGCAGGAGGTGGCGGCTCTGCGGGAGAAGCTCGAGCAGGTCAAGTTCCAGACGCTTCAGTGGTTGATGGGCGTGTGCACCGGTTTTGCCGCCCTCATGCTCGGTGCCTGGAGGCTGCTCATGTAG